The Tenrec ecaudatus isolate mTenEca1 chromosome 14, mTenEca1.hap1, whole genome shotgun sequence genome contains a region encoding:
- the ABHD4 gene encoding (Lyso)-N-acylphosphatidylethanolamine lipase isoform X1: MSQLKNVEARILQCLQNKFLARYVSLPNQNKIWTVTVSPELKDRTPLVMVHGFGGGVGLWILNMDSLSTRRTLHTFDLLGFGRSSRPTFPRDPEGAEDEFVTSIETWRETMGIPNMILLGHSLGGFLATSYSIKYPERVKHLILVDPWGFPLRPTDPSESRAPPTWLKAVASVLGRSNPLAVLRVAGPWGPGLVQRFRPDFKRKFADFFEDDTISEYIYHCNAQNPSGETAFKAMMESFGWARRPMLDRIHLIRKDMPITMIYGANTWIDTSTGQKVKMQRPDSYVRDMEIEDASHHVYADQPHIFNAMVEEICDSVD, translated from the exons ATGTCGCAACTGAAGAATGTGGAAGCCAGGATCCTCCAGT gtctcCAGAACAAGTTCCTGGCCCGCTATGTGTCCCTCCCAAACCAGAACAAGATCTGGACGGTGACTGTGAGCCCCGAGCTCAAGGACCGCACCCCGCTAGTAATGGTCCATGGGTTCGGGGGCGGCGTAGGCCTCTGGATCCTCAACATGGATTCGCTAAGCACCCGCCGCACACTGCACACCTTTGATCTGCTCGGTTTCGGGCGAAGCTCAAGGCCCACGTTTCCAAGGGACCCAGAAGGAGCCGAGGATGAGTTTGTGACTTCAATAGAGACATGGCGGGAGACCATGGGGATCCCCAACATGATCCTCCTGGGACACAGTCTGGGAGGATTCCTGGCCACCTCTTACTCCATCAAGTACCCTGAAAG AGTTAAACACCTCATCCTGGTGGACCCCTGGGGCTTTCCTCTCCGACCTACTGACCCCAGTGAGAGCCGGGCACCGCCAACCTGGTTAAAGGCTGTGGCCTCAGTCTTAGGACGTTCCAACCCATTGGCGGTTCTTCGAGTAGCTGGGCCCTGGG GGCCTGGCCTGGTGCAGCGCTTCCGGCCGGACTTCAAGCGCAAGTTTGCGGACTTCTTTGAAGATGATACCATCTCGGAATATATCTACCACTGCAATGCGCAGAATCCCAG CGGCGAGACAGCATTCAAAGCCATGATGGAGTCCTTCGGCTGGGCCCGGCGCCCCATGCTGGATCGAATTCACTTGATTCGGAAAGACATGCCCATCACCATGATCTATGGGGCCAACACCTGGATAGACACCAGCACAGGCCAAAAAGTGAAGATGCAGCGGCCCGACTCATACGTGCGGGATATG GAGATCGAGGACGCCTCCCACCACGTCTACGCGGACCAGCCGCACATCTTCAACGCGATGGTGGAAGAGATCTGCGACTCGGTGGACTGA
- the ABHD4 gene encoding (Lyso)-N-acylphosphatidylethanolamine lipase isoform X2 — protein MADDLEQPPQGWLSSWLPAWRPTSMSQLKNVEARILQCLQNKFLARYVSLPNQNKIWTVTVSPELKDRTPLVMVHGFGGGVGLWILNMDSLSTRRTLHTFDLLGFGRSSRPTFPRDPEGAEDEFVTSIETWRETMGIPNMILLGHSLGGFLATSYSIKYPERVKHLILVDPWGFPLRPTDPSESRAPPTWLKAVASVLGRSNPLAVLRVAGPWGPGLVQRFRPDFKRKFADFFEDDTISEYIYHCNAQNPSGETAFKAMMESFGWARRPMLDRIHLIRKDMPITMIYGANTWIDTSTGQKVKMQRPDSYVRDMEIEDASHHVYADQPHIFNAMVEEICDSVD, from the exons ATGGCCGATGATCTGGAGCAGCC GCCTCAAGGCTGGCTGAGCAGCTGGCTGCCCGCTTGGCGTCCCACGTCTATGTCGCAACTGAAGAATGTGGAAGCCAGGATCCTCCAGT gtctcCAGAACAAGTTCCTGGCCCGCTATGTGTCCCTCCCAAACCAGAACAAGATCTGGACGGTGACTGTGAGCCCCGAGCTCAAGGACCGCACCCCGCTAGTAATGGTCCATGGGTTCGGGGGCGGCGTAGGCCTCTGGATCCTCAACATGGATTCGCTAAGCACCCGCCGCACACTGCACACCTTTGATCTGCTCGGTTTCGGGCGAAGCTCAAGGCCCACGTTTCCAAGGGACCCAGAAGGAGCCGAGGATGAGTTTGTGACTTCAATAGAGACATGGCGGGAGACCATGGGGATCCCCAACATGATCCTCCTGGGACACAGTCTGGGAGGATTCCTGGCCACCTCTTACTCCATCAAGTACCCTGAAAG AGTTAAACACCTCATCCTGGTGGACCCCTGGGGCTTTCCTCTCCGACCTACTGACCCCAGTGAGAGCCGGGCACCGCCAACCTGGTTAAAGGCTGTGGCCTCAGTCTTAGGACGTTCCAACCCATTGGCGGTTCTTCGAGTAGCTGGGCCCTGGG GGCCTGGCCTGGTGCAGCGCTTCCGGCCGGACTTCAAGCGCAAGTTTGCGGACTTCTTTGAAGATGATACCATCTCGGAATATATCTACCACTGCAATGCGCAGAATCCCAG CGGCGAGACAGCATTCAAAGCCATGATGGAGTCCTTCGGCTGGGCCCGGCGCCCCATGCTGGATCGAATTCACTTGATTCGGAAAGACATGCCCATCACCATGATCTATGGGGCCAACACCTGGATAGACACCAGCACAGGCCAAAAAGTGAAGATGCAGCGGCCCGACTCATACGTGCGGGATATG GAGATCGAGGACGCCTCCCACCACGTCTACGCGGACCAGCCGCACATCTTCAACGCGATGGTGGAAGAGATCTGCGACTCGGTGGACTGA